GGAGTCCCGCTGCTCAAAGCCTCGCGGAAAGTTTGTCCAGAAACACAGGACGGATCCGTACATAACAACACGTCTATGGAAGCAAACACCCGAGACTTGGCATCCCGGGATTTCACAGGATGGATCACGACATCCGGAAATTCATCCCTGATTGCCGGCAGGAGCCTTCCCTCCCCAGCTACAACCAGGGCAACACGGGGCCCCCAATGGAGCTTTAAACGCCGGAAACGTTCCAACATGGCATAACACCGGGCATCAGGCTCGAACCTGCCAGCCATCCCGAAAACGACCGTATTCGCAGAAATTCCCCAGGATGTCCGCAGGGTGTCATCCCTGCGTCCCGGATGGAACATCCGCCTGTCCACCCCCTGATCGAGAAGCGATACACGGGAAATCTCCAAAGAGCTCAGCAAGGCCGCAAACGACTCATCCTGAATAATGACGTGCAACCCATGATGGTTGATCTCGGCTACTTCCGCAGCCAGCCTGTCGAATGTCTCTTCTCCGTCCAGCCATGCCCTAAGATCCAGCACTACCGGGATTTCCAGGCTGCGTGCCAAGCGCACGGGAGACGAGGTAATTGTCCGCGTAAGCGCCAGATAGACAATATCCGGTCTTTTCTTGCTCCAGCGAGATTTAAAATCCACGCCTGACACATCATCGTCCGGGTCGGCAACAAACGCCAACTCACTTTCCACCAGCTTGCAACCCGTATCCACGTCCCGGGAGGACACCCGGTGCCCCCTCAGTTTAAACGAATCAACCAACTGCCGGAAAACCACGGCAGAGCCACATGTCGAAGACGAACCAACATCCGTCAGAAAATCAATTCTCATGTACCGCCAGTCTAGACGGCACCCCTCTCACAGCAACGGAAAGAGGGTGGCAAAATCGTCACTCTCCTCCAGCCGGAGACAACATCATGCATCTTCCCGGGACATCTCCGGAAACGACAGAGGAATATTCTCCTTCTTCTCCATGCCTTCCGGCAGAGAATGCGGTTCCGTTACCTGTCCGGGAAGACCTGCCTTCGCCAAAGTCGCGCCAAACAGGCGTTCCACATACTTAGCCAGCATATCCACTTCAACGTCCACAGGATCCCCCACAGACATCGCCTGCAAATTAGTTCGATCGAACGTATGGGGGGTAATCCAGAATTCAAGTCGGTTCCTTCCATTGATATTGGCAATCGTCAACGAGATTCCGTCAATCGTGATTGATCCCTTATCGATGCAATAGCGCATGTACTCCATGGGAATCTCCACCTCAAGGCGGTGATCCTGCCCAACGGGTTCCAAAGCCGTCACCCGTCCGCAGGCATCCACATGCCCCATGACAAAATGCCCGCCCAAGCGGTCGGAAGCCCGCATGGCGCGTTCCAAATTAACCGTGCCGCCCTCCTTCAAAAAGCCGAGGCTGGTTACCTTCAAAGTTTGGGACAAAAGGTCAAAGCTCACCCAGTGTCCATCCAGAGCATCCACCGTCAGGCAGCAACCATTGACGGCCACGGAATCTCCAAGGCTCAACTCCCCGGAAAAAGGGATATCCAGCGTCAACCTGGCCCCACCCGCTATGGGAAGGATACGGTTGACTCTGCCGGTTGTTTCAACAAGTCCAGTAAACATGGTTTCTTATTCTATTCAATGTCCGAAGCAGGTGTAGAACACATACACGACCGCCGTCGGGAAAATGGCAAACACAAACAGCCAAAGAGGATTGATCCCCTTGAAATACTTGCCGAGGATCGCCTGCCCGGCCGGATTCGGAGCATTTGCAATTACCGTCAAGCCGCCCCCCGTCACAGCACCGGCCACCACGGCATATTTAACGCCCTCGCTCAGGTTCGGCACCGTCGAGGCCAGGAAAGTCACGGCGGCATTGTCATTGAAAGCCGTCAACATAGTCGCCCCCAGCATGACGTCGTCCGCATTCAGCCCCATCAGCACGGGCTGCAGCCACCAAGCCTGTACGCCACCAAGAATCACAAGGCCGGCCAGGAAGAAGGCCACCATCATCGGCACCTTGATCGTCATATTGTTCTGGAACTGGGGAGTTGCCAGCGTAAAGCCCATATAGAACAGGAAACCGCCGATGAACAACACTGGAACATGCGAAAAATACACCGTCCATGCCAGGAAAAGCACATGTGCCACCGTCACCCAGACCGGGATACTGTCCTTGCGATCCTCCCAGGCCAGGGGAATGGCATCTCCAAACTCGGAAGCGGCTTCGCTCTCTGCGGTCAAACGCCGGAATTCCTTCCGGAACGCCATATAATACACGATATTGGAAATGATAATGGCCGCCACGGCCTTCCATCCGAAATGAATCACCATGTGGGACATCCCCCAGCCCCATTTTTCGGCCACCATCACTACGGGAGGAGCAGCGAAGGAAGACAGTGTCCCGCCAATGGAAATATTCACGAATAAAAGCGCCAGCGTCGCATACATCAGAGGACGGCTCGGCTTAAGGTCGTAAAAGCGTTTGGCCAGCAAAAGAGCTCCAATCGTCATCGCGGCAGGTTCCGTAATCAGGGACCCGAGTAGAGGAGCCAGGCACATGACAGACAGCCACCAGGCAGCCGGAGTCGCCCCGCCAAGCCTCGCCCCCATGTGAAGAACGGATTCCGCCAAACGAAACACCGGACGGGAGGAAGCAATGATCATAACGACCATCACGAACAACGGCTCCGTAAACGAGCAATCGTAATTCAAATACAGCTTGAAATCTTCAAAACTGTAGTAATTGTTACAGACGATCAGAAACGGGATGATCCACAAACCGAATACCGCCTCCACTTCACCTAAAAAGTGGAACACGACGGACAGGAACGACACGGGGGGGCGCTCCTCCGGATGCATCACCCGGTACCCGGACTTCTGAAGTTTGGCCTTGTGCCTCTGGGCCAGACGATGGGAAATCCGTTCAAATTTGGCAGCCATGAACGTATGGATAATCGCCCCAAGGAAAACCAGGGTCACAGCCAGATTGAAGGGATCCTTCTGGACGCGGAACACAAGCTGGTCCCACACCCCCGAAATACCTGCCGCCTTTTCCTCCTGTTCATAAACGCTCAAAGGTACGGGGAAATGGCTGAACTGGGGTTTCACCCCTTCGTCCTCAGCATGGTACGCGGGCGTCACCGAATGCGAACCGGCAGCGGCTGCATCCTGCGGAGCTACTGCGACCATGCCGGAAAACACCATAATCAACAGGCATAGCAAACGCAGGAATCTCTTTCTGAAGCAATCTTCAATCATGGTTCTGGCGGGAAGATACAGCGATGAAAAAGGCTTGCCCAGCAAAATCGGCGTCCTCCTTCCGGGAATCGGATTCGAGAAAGAGACTTGGTTCCCTAAGATTTTGCCGGAGTTTCCGGAGAAACCGTCTCTTTCCGCATCCCATCCCAAACGGGGAAGTAGTAGTAGGCAGTCATATCCGGTTCGGGAGAAAGGCGGTAATGCCACCATTCCGGTTCGTAATTGACGAATCCTCTCCTTGCCATGGCTTGCTTGAGAAGCTGGCGGTTCTTTTGCCGGGCAGGAGTCACAAGCTTGGTATCCGTTGCCGAGGTCGGATCCAGAAAGTCATGGTGCCCTCCCATATCGACAGGCTTGCGGGATCCGCGCTTCACCAGTGTAATATCCACGGCAACGCCACGGGAATGCTCCGAACAATCGCGGATGTACTTGTCCTCAAAAATCTGTTTCTTCTCAATACCGGGATAGAATTTCCGTTTCATCTTCTGGTCGGACAGATCCCTGCCCCAGTTATTGATGTCGATCATCGCAATATGGGGGCGGTAGGCATCGTAAATCAGCAACTGGTATCCTTGAGACCATAAATCGTCGGAAACCTGCTTCAACGCTTCCGCCGCCTGCGTCCGTAGAATGGGTCTTTTTCCCCGGTAGCCAGCCATCGGCCTCCCAATGAAATTATCGTTTCCAGCGTATTTCAGATCGGCAAGAACGCGGGGAGCCACTTCATCGACATAGGTAAAGCCATGGGGCATAACCGGCGAATTCGGCTGCTCCAAAGAAGGCTGAACGGGAGAAGAAGATGTAGTACATCCCGCCATCCCCAGCGTCAGAAAAGCAAAGGACAGGCAGGCAAGGCATTTCAAATTATGGGAGATCATATACTGTCGACAGTTATAAAAACGGGAATGAGCGGCAATCGCCCATTCCCGGTATGGAAAAAGATGAGATTCCGGATCAGGACTCCGTCATTTCTAGGAATCCTCTAATCTTGTTCAGACGAATGGGGTGACGGAGCTTACGGAGAGCCTTGGCCTCAATCTGGCGGATACGTTCGCGCGTCACATTGAACTGGCGTCCGACTTCTTCCAGCGTACGGGGACTGCCATCGCGGAGGCCAAAACGTTGTTCGATCACTTCGCGTTCGCGTTCGGTCAAGGTATCCAGCACGTCCTTGATCTTCTCTTTCAGGAAAGAGAACGATGCCTCTTCCATCGGGTTTTCAGCCGCCTTGTCTTCGATGAAGTCGCCGAAGGAGGTATCGTCGGAATCACCGACCGGAGCCTGCAGAGAAATAGGCTGCTGAGCCATTTTGAGGACGGAACGAACCCGTTCGACCGGCAGGTTGATTTCTTCCGCAATTTCCTCGGGGGAGGGTTCACGGCCGAATTCCTGCACCAACTGCTTCTGCACGCGCATCAGCTTGTTGATCGTTTCAATCATGTGGACGGGAATACGGATCGTACGGGCCTGGTCGGCAATCGAACGCGTAATCGCCTGGCGAATCCACCACGTCGCATACGTGGAAAACTTATAGCCACGGCGGTATTCGAACTTTTCCACGGCCTTCATGAGCCCCATGTTGCCTTCCTGAATCAAGTCCAGGAACGAAAGACCGCGGTTCGTGTACTTCTTGGCAATGGAGATAACAAGGCGGAGGTTGGCTTCCACCATTTCATCCTTGGCCCGGCGGGCTTCACGAATCCATTTGCGAAGTTCCTTGTAGGCAACTCCCATTTCTTCATGCGTCATCCACATCCGCATTTCATATTCCAGAAGCTTTTCCTGAACAGCGGATTTTTCATCCGGAGTTTCTGTCGGGGAATCAATCTTCTTGACGGCACGAACCACGCTTTCCTTGGCTTCGTCGATCATTGTACAAAAATCTTCAATGATCTTGTGCTTGAAATACAGGCGACCATACAGTTTCACCAGCGAGGAGTGAATTTTCTGAAACTCGGCTTCACGCGCCTTCGTTGTCTTGCCGGACTTACGCGTCTGATGAAGCTTCTTATAAGCGACTTCGGCGTCGGCATGTGCCTGTACGATCTGATTGCACAGATGGGGCAAAGCTTTCATGTAGCGGTCGCGGGAATCGATCTTCTTGTCGAGAATCACGCGATCGAAGCGTTCTTCCCCTTCATTCAGGTGGAAAGCCACTTTCAGATAAGCTCTGGCAATGAAGCCGAACTTATGGG
This is a stretch of genomic DNA from Akkermansia sp. N21116. It encodes these proteins:
- a CDS encoding riboflavin synthase, producing MFTGLVETTGRVNRILPIAGGARLTLDIPFSGELSLGDSVAVNGCCLTVDALDGHWVSFDLLSQTLKVTSLGFLKEGGTVNLERAMRASDRLGGHFVMGHVDACGRVTALEPVGQDHRLEVEIPMEYMRYCIDKGSITIDGISLTIANINGRNRLEFWITPHTFDRTNLQAMSVGDPVDVEVDMLAKYVERLFGATLAKAGLPGQVTEPHSLPEGMEKKENIPLSFPEMSREDA
- a CDS encoding putative Na+/H+ antiporter, with protein sequence MIEDCFRKRFLRLLCLLIMVFSGMVAVAPQDAAAAGSHSVTPAYHAEDEGVKPQFSHFPVPLSVYEQEEKAAGISGVWDQLVFRVQKDPFNLAVTLVFLGAIIHTFMAAKFERISHRLAQRHKAKLQKSGYRVMHPEERPPVSFLSVVFHFLGEVEAVFGLWIIPFLIVCNNYYSFEDFKLYLNYDCSFTEPLFVMVVMIIASSRPVFRLAESVLHMGARLGGATPAAWWLSVMCLAPLLGSLITEPAAMTIGALLLAKRFYDLKPSRPLMYATLALLFVNISIGGTLSSFAAPPVVMVAEKWGWGMSHMVIHFGWKAVAAIIISNIVYYMAFRKEFRRLTAESEAASEFGDAIPLAWEDRKDSIPVWVTVAHVLFLAWTVYFSHVPVLFIGGFLFYMGFTLATPQFQNNMTIKVPMMVAFFLAGLVILGGVQAWWLQPVLMGLNADDVMLGATMLTAFNDNAAVTFLASTVPNLSEGVKYAVVAGAVTGGGLTVIANAPNPAGQAILGKYFKGINPLWLFVFAIFPTAVVYVFYTCFGH
- the rpoD gene encoding RNA polymerase sigma factor RpoD, with the protein product MSKSGDSSSSSSAKDSSAKKVKSSSASKADAKKTASKAASGTGAKAPAVKKTPVKPGEPKVSPTTKSANPASGKADKSAKSSKSAPASKPAAPKKKAATKAPAASSAPAKQPAAEKTPAKKAPAKATGKAPAKPAAKPVVKPAKAAKSSPDAETKQAPVKQPAAKKSASKSSKTSEEKTAAQKEGERIKKISELLEEDRARAARRKVNSPIDAPEIQEKIRDLIKLAKEQGYLTFDDINDALPNDIVDPQDYESIMERLRSMAFDIIDASEVDTYTDRIRIRDTEEEDEEEKLEAKMDILDDPVRMYLKQMGQVPLLTREQEVEISKRIETAEQNVQRCAHKFGFIARAYLKVAFHLNEGEERFDRVILDKKIDSRDRYMKALPHLCNQIVQAHADAEVAYKKLHQTRKSGKTTKAREAEFQKIHSSLVKLYGRLYFKHKIIEDFCTMIDEAKESVVRAVKKIDSPTETPDEKSAVQEKLLEYEMRMWMTHEEMGVAYKELRKWIREARRAKDEMVEANLRLVISIAKKYTNRGLSFLDLIQEGNMGLMKAVEKFEYRRGYKFSTYATWWIRQAITRSIADQARTIRIPVHMIETINKLMRVQKQLVQEFGREPSPEEIAEEINLPVERVRSVLKMAQQPISLQAPVGDSDDTSFGDFIEDKAAENPMEEASFSFLKEKIKDVLDTLTEREREVIEQRFGLRDGSPRTLEEVGRQFNVTRERIRQIEAKALRKLRHPIRLNKIRGFLEMTES
- a CDS encoding M15 family metallopeptidase is translated as MISHNLKCLACLSFAFLTLGMAGCTTSSSPVQPSLEQPNSPVMPHGFTYVDEVAPRVLADLKYAGNDNFIGRPMAGYRGKRPILRTQAAEALKQVSDDLWSQGYQLLIYDAYRPHIAMIDINNWGRDLSDQKMKRKFYPGIEKKQIFEDKYIRDCSEHSRGVAVDITLVKRGSRKPVDMGGHHDFLDPTSATDTKLVTPARQKNRQLLKQAMARRGFVNYEPEWWHYRLSPEPDMTAYYYFPVWDGMRKETVSPETPAKS